From Achromobacter spanius, a single genomic window includes:
- a CDS encoding RBBP9/YdeN family alpha/beta hydrolase, with amino-acid sequence MRLQPIIVPGWKNSGPDHWQSRWQALLPNARRIEQHDWENPCAADWISRLTAEVDDARSPVLLVAHSLGCLISAALPVPLRAKVAGALLVAPADVERADMPDCLRGFAPIPRQPLPFQSVVVASDNDPYCALERARVFAADWGSRVVVLPGAGHINADSGLADWPQGLKLLGALRRRASWRIPPPAKRIPPIPAYDL; translated from the coding sequence ATGAGACTCCAACCGATTATCGTCCCGGGCTGGAAAAACTCCGGCCCCGACCACTGGCAGTCCCGGTGGCAGGCCCTGTTGCCCAACGCCCGGCGCATCGAGCAGCACGACTGGGAAAACCCCTGCGCGGCCGATTGGATATCCCGCCTGACGGCCGAGGTCGACGACGCTCGCAGCCCGGTCCTGCTTGTCGCGCACAGCCTCGGCTGCCTGATCAGCGCCGCCCTCCCGGTCCCCTTGCGCGCCAAGGTCGCCGGCGCGCTGCTGGTCGCGCCCGCCGACGTCGAACGCGCCGATATGCCCGACTGCCTGCGCGGCTTCGCGCCCATCCCGCGCCAGCCGCTGCCTTTCCAGAGCGTCGTTGTCGCCAGCGACAATGATCCCTATTGCGCGCTGGAACGCGCGCGCGTCTTCGCGGCGGACTGGGGCAGCCGCGTCGTGGTCCTGCCCGGCGCCGGCCATATCAATGCGGACAGCGGCCTGGCCGACTGGCCGCAGGGGCTGAAACTGCTGGGCGCGCTACGCCGCCGAGCATCGTGGCGCATTCCGCCGCCGGCTAAGCGCATTCCGCCCATTCCGGCGTACGACTTGTAA
- a CDS encoding branched-chain amino acid ABC transporter substrate-binding protein, whose product MKPVFRLTPVIAALGVAAGLTFGAAAHAQTIKIGVVGPTTGAVTQYGDMVREGVDTAVERINAAGGINGKKLETVVIDDGCEPKQGPNAANRVVNSKIGFVVGHVCSGATIAAADIYNNEGVVMVTPSATSPALTDGKNYEFIFRTIGRDDQQGPAAAKFIVDKIKPKKVAVLHDKQSYGQGIATAVKNDLEKGGVAVAVFEGINAGDSDYSAVITKLKSQGVDFVYYGGYHPEMGLLLRQAAEQGVKAKWMGPEGTGNPDINAIAGDAVEGMLLTLPADFTQNAANADIVKAFEAKKRNASGAFQMTAYAATQVIADGIKGAGSDDPTKVAKYLHANSFDTPIGKVSWNKQGDLTNFQFDVFTWHKDGSKTVYK is encoded by the coding sequence ATGAAGCCAGTTTTCCGTCTGACCCCGGTCATTGCAGCGCTGGGCGTCGCCGCTGGTTTGACGTTTGGCGCGGCCGCGCACGCGCAGACGATCAAGATCGGCGTTGTCGGCCCCACCACCGGCGCGGTCACGCAGTATGGCGATATGGTCCGTGAAGGGGTCGATACCGCAGTCGAGCGCATCAACGCCGCCGGCGGCATCAATGGCAAGAAGCTGGAAACCGTGGTCATCGACGACGGCTGCGAACCCAAGCAGGGTCCCAACGCCGCCAACCGCGTCGTCAACAGCAAGATCGGTTTCGTCGTGGGCCACGTGTGCTCGGGCGCCACCATCGCCGCCGCCGACATCTACAACAACGAAGGCGTGGTCATGGTCACGCCTTCGGCCACGTCGCCGGCCCTGACCGACGGCAAGAACTACGAGTTCATCTTCCGCACCATCGGCCGTGACGACCAGCAAGGTCCCGCCGCCGCCAAGTTCATCGTCGACAAGATCAAGCCGAAGAAGGTCGCCGTGCTGCACGACAAGCAGTCGTACGGCCAGGGCATCGCCACCGCGGTCAAGAACGACCTGGAGAAGGGCGGCGTGGCCGTGGCCGTGTTCGAAGGCATCAACGCCGGCGACAGCGACTACTCGGCGGTCATCACCAAGCTCAAGAGCCAAGGCGTGGACTTCGTCTACTACGGCGGCTACCACCCCGAAATGGGCCTGCTGCTGCGCCAGGCGGCCGAGCAGGGCGTGAAGGCCAAGTGGATGGGTCCGGAAGGCACCGGCAACCCGGACATCAACGCCATTGCGGGCGACGCCGTCGAAGGCATGCTGCTGACGCTGCCGGCCGACTTCACGCAGAACGCCGCCAACGCCGACATCGTCAAGGCGTTCGAGGCCAAGAAGCGCAACGCCAGCGGCGCGTTCCAGATGACCGCCTACGCGGCCACGCAGGTCATCGCGGACGGCATCAAGGGCGCGGGCTCTGACGATCCCACCAAGGTCGCCAAGTACCTGCACGCCAATTCCTTCGACACGCCGATCGGCAAGGTGTCGTGGAACAAGCAGGGCGACCTGACGAACTTCCAGTTCGACGTGTTCACTTGGCACAAGGACGGCTCCAAGACCGTCTACAAGTAA
- a CDS encoding sn-glycerol-3-phosphate import ATP-binding protein UgpC, with protein sequence MATLSFRNVKKTYAGNVPVIHGIDMDVKDGEFIVIVGPSGCGKSTLMRMVAGLETVTSGDIVIDDKVVNTLEPAERDIAMVFQNYALYPHMTVFENMAYGLKIRKFSKDEIKKRVDIAAQILELGHLLDRRPRALSGGQRQRVAMGRAIVREPKVFLFDEPLSNLDAKLRVAMRLEIMKLHRRLGTTSLYVTHDQVEAMTLAHRMIVMYQGVPEQIGTPMEVFEKPASTFVAGFIGSPPMNLMEVQVAGDGTVQTADGNHLEISPLQVPSQVRGRKIIMGMRPEHMLLNTQGIPAEVEMVETLGSEQLVHCRCGKSTLVVRCTTRQLSESSAKVGMQVNVGPDGRHPLHWFEADTGRRVQGL encoded by the coding sequence ATGGCTACTCTCAGCTTCCGTAACGTCAAGAAAACCTATGCCGGCAACGTGCCGGTCATCCATGGCATCGACATGGACGTCAAGGACGGTGAATTCATCGTCATCGTCGGCCCCTCGGGCTGCGGCAAGTCCACGCTGATGCGCATGGTCGCCGGCCTGGAAACCGTGACCAGCGGCGACATCGTCATCGACGACAAGGTCGTCAACACCCTGGAACCCGCCGAGCGCGACATCGCCATGGTGTTCCAGAACTACGCGCTCTACCCGCACATGACCGTGTTCGAGAACATGGCCTATGGCTTGAAGATCCGCAAGTTCTCCAAGGACGAGATCAAGAAGCGCGTCGACATTGCCGCGCAGATCCTGGAACTGGGCCACCTGCTCGACCGCCGTCCGCGCGCGCTTTCGGGCGGCCAGCGCCAGCGCGTCGCGATGGGCCGCGCCATCGTGCGCGAACCCAAGGTGTTTTTGTTCGACGAGCCGCTGTCCAACCTGGATGCCAAGCTGCGCGTGGCGATGCGCCTGGAAATCATGAAGCTGCATCGCCGCCTGGGCACCACCAGCCTGTACGTGACGCACGATCAGGTCGAGGCCATGACGCTGGCGCACCGCATGATCGTCATGTACCAGGGCGTTCCCGAACAGATCGGCACCCCGATGGAAGTGTTTGAAAAGCCCGCCTCGACGTTCGTGGCCGGCTTCATCGGCTCGCCCCCGATGAACCTGATGGAAGTCCAGGTGGCGGGCGACGGCACGGTGCAGACCGCTGACGGCAACCACCTTGAGATCTCGCCGCTGCAGGTGCCGTCGCAGGTGCGCGGCCGCAAGATCATCATGGGCATGCGCCCCGAGCACATGCTGCTGAACACCCAGGGCATTCCGGCCGAAGTCGAAATGGTTGAAACCCTGGGCTCGGAACAGCTCGTGCACTGCCGCTGCGGCAAGAGCACGCTGGTCGTGCGCTGCACGACGCGCCAGCTTTCCGAGTCGTCGGCCAAGGTCGGCATGCAGGTCAACGTGGGGCCGGACGGCCGCCATCCCCTGCACTGGTTCGAGGCCGACACCGGCCGCCGCGTCCAGGGTCTGTAA
- the ugpE gene encoding sn-glycerol-3-phosphate ABC transporter permease UgpE, producing MVERRPWLDILAHVILLCGVAMVAFPLYVTFVASTQTAQEVAQAPMSLIPGPHFVDNYMQALFGGSSGGSSGAPVGRMMYVSLIMALAISIGKIAISLLSAFAVVYFRFPGRMFFFWMIFVTLMLPVEVRIAPTYKVVADLGLLNSYAGLTLPLIASATATFLFRQFFLTVPDELIEAARIDGAGPVRFFRDVLLPLSKTSIAALFVIQFIYGWNQYLWPLLVTTQEDMYPVVIGIKRMISGGDSVTEWNITMATAMLAMIPPALVVILMQKWFVKGLVDTEK from the coding sequence ATGGTTGAACGCCGTCCCTGGCTGGATATTCTGGCCCACGTCATTCTGCTCTGCGGCGTGGCGATGGTGGCATTTCCGCTCTACGTCACTTTCGTCGCGTCCACTCAGACCGCGCAGGAAGTCGCTCAGGCGCCGATGTCCCTGATTCCCGGTCCGCATTTCGTGGACAACTACATGCAGGCCCTTTTCGGCGGATCGTCGGGCGGTTCGTCGGGCGCGCCCGTCGGCCGCATGATGTACGTCAGCCTGATCATGGCGCTGGCGATCTCGATCGGCAAGATCGCGATCTCGCTGCTGTCGGCTTTTGCGGTTGTGTACTTCCGCTTTCCGGGCCGCATGTTCTTTTTCTGGATGATCTTCGTCACGCTCATGCTGCCGGTCGAAGTCCGCATCGCGCCCACCTACAAGGTCGTGGCCGATCTGGGCCTGCTCAACAGCTACGCGGGCCTGACCCTGCCGCTGATCGCATCCGCCACGGCCACGTTCCTGTTCCGCCAGTTCTTCCTGACGGTGCCGGACGAGCTGATCGAGGCCGCGCGCATCGACGGCGCGGGCCCCGTGCGCTTCTTCCGCGACGTGCTGCTGCCCTTGTCCAAGACCAGCATCGCCGCGCTGTTCGTGATCCAGTTCATCTACGGCTGGAACCAATACCTGTGGCCGCTGCTCGTCACCACGCAGGAAGACATGTACCCCGTCGTCATCGGCATCAAGCGGATGATCAGCGGCGGCGACAGCGTGACCGAATGGAACATCACCATGGCCACCGCCATGCTCGCGATGATCCCGCCGGCGCTGGTCGTCATCCTGATGCAGAAATGGTTCGTCAAGGGTCTGGTCGACACTGAAAAGTGA
- the ugpA gene encoding sn-glycerol-3-phosphate ABC transporter permease UgpA yields the protein MEKRVVFGHKTLPYLLLLPQLIITVVFFFLPAGQAMWQSMRLEDPFGLSSQFVGLDNFMELFSQQSYLDSFRVTAVFSVLVAGVGLGVSLVLAVMADRVIRGSGLYKTLLIWPYAVAPAVVGVLWLFLFSPSVGILAVALRKSGVDWNPRLDGNQAMTLVIIAAVWKQVSYNFLFFLAGLQSIPRSLIEAAAIDGASPARRFWTIVFPLLSPTTFFLLVVNIIYAFFDTFAVIDTTTQGGPGTSTSILVYKVYSDGFRGLDLGSSAAQSVVLMFIVVALTVVQFRYVDRKVQY from the coding sequence ATGGAAAAACGCGTTGTATTCGGGCACAAGACCTTGCCCTATCTGCTGCTCCTGCCGCAGCTGATCATTACCGTGGTGTTCTTCTTCCTGCCCGCCGGACAAGCCATGTGGCAGTCCATGCGCCTTGAAGATCCCTTCGGTCTGTCCTCGCAGTTCGTCGGCCTGGACAACTTCATGGAACTGTTCTCGCAACAGAGCTACCTGGATTCCTTCCGCGTCACCGCCGTGTTTTCGGTGCTGGTGGCCGGTGTTGGCCTTGGCGTGTCGCTGGTGCTGGCCGTGATGGCCGACCGCGTGATCCGTGGCTCCGGGCTCTACAAGACCCTGCTCATCTGGCCGTATGCCGTGGCGCCCGCCGTCGTCGGCGTGCTGTGGCTGTTCCTGTTTTCGCCCTCCGTCGGCATCCTGGCCGTGGCCCTGCGCAAGTCGGGCGTGGACTGGAACCCCCGCCTTGACGGCAACCAGGCGATGACCCTGGTGATCATCGCGGCCGTCTGGAAGCAGGTGTCGTACAACTTCCTCTTCTTCCTGGCCGGCCTGCAATCGATCCCGCGTTCGCTCATCGAAGCCGCCGCGATCGACGGCGCCAGCCCCGCGCGCCGCTTCTGGACCATCGTCTTCCCGCTGCTGTCGCCCACCACGTTCTTCCTGCTGGTGGTCAACATCATCTACGCCTTCTTTGACACGTTTGCCGTGATCGACACGACGACGCAAGGCGGTCCGGGCACGTCGACCTCGATCCTGGTCTACAAGGTGTATAGCGACGGCTTCCGCGGCCTGGACCTCGGTTCGTCCGCCGCCCAGTCCGTCGTCCTGATGTTCATTGTGGTTGCCTTGACGGTCGTACAGTTCCGGTACGTCGACCGCAAAGTGCAGTATTGA
- the ugpB gene encoding sn-glycerol-3-phosphate ABC transporter substrate-binding protein UgpB → MRSHRIALTFAAIMTAFAGASAQAATEIQFWHSMEGALGDRVNGLVEEFNKKNPDYQVKAIYKGNYGESMNAGIAAFRAGNAPDILQVFEVGTATMMYAKGAIKPVQQMSEEAGNPIDPKEFIGAVAGYYSSADGKLVSMPFNSSTVVFYYNKDAFKKAGLDADNPPKTWEELAAAGQKLKAAGQECGYTTSWPSWTQLETFSAWHNVPYATKDNGFGGLDARIAINTPLHVRHLENLAKLGKEGIFMYGGRGDEPNSLFISGKCAMITGSSGLRANIAKNAKFEFGTSTLPYYADVQGAPQNTIIGGASLWVFANKKPETYKGVTAFFKFLASPEIAARWHQQTGYVPVTKAAYELTKKEGFYDKNPGTEVGVKQLNVETTAQSRGLRLGFLPQIREIEDAEIERIVSGKVAPKDGAENIVKRGNELLEKFEKSVK, encoded by the coding sequence ATGCGATCCCATCGTATTGCACTGACCTTTGCCGCCATCATGACGGCTTTCGCCGGCGCTTCCGCGCAAGCAGCCACCGAGATCCAGTTCTGGCATTCGATGGAAGGCGCGCTGGGCGACCGCGTCAACGGCTTGGTCGAGGAATTCAACAAGAAGAACCCCGACTACCAGGTCAAGGCCATCTACAAGGGCAACTACGGTGAATCCATGAACGCCGGCATCGCCGCGTTCCGCGCCGGCAACGCGCCGGACATCCTGCAGGTCTTCGAAGTCGGCACCGCCACCATGATGTACGCCAAGGGCGCCATCAAGCCGGTGCAGCAGATGTCCGAAGAAGCCGGCAACCCGATCGACCCCAAGGAATTCATCGGCGCCGTGGCTGGCTACTACTCGTCGGCCGACGGCAAGCTGGTGTCGATGCCGTTCAACAGCTCGACCGTCGTCTTCTACTACAACAAGGACGCCTTCAAGAAGGCTGGCCTGGACGCCGACAATCCCCCCAAGACCTGGGAAGAACTGGCCGCTGCCGGCCAGAAGCTGAAGGCCGCTGGCCAGGAATGCGGCTACACCACCTCCTGGCCGTCGTGGACCCAGCTCGAGACCTTCTCGGCCTGGCACAACGTGCCGTACGCCACCAAGGACAACGGCTTCGGCGGCCTGGATGCGCGCATCGCCATCAACACCCCGCTGCACGTGCGTCACCTTGAAAACCTGGCCAAGCTCGGCAAGGAAGGCATCTTCATGTACGGCGGCCGCGGCGACGAGCCCAACTCGCTGTTCATCAGCGGCAAGTGCGCCATGATCACCGGCTCGTCCGGCCTGCGCGCCAACATCGCCAAGAACGCCAAGTTCGAATTCGGCACCTCCACGCTGCCCTACTACGCCGACGTGCAAGGCGCCCCGCAGAACACCATCATCGGCGGCGCATCGCTGTGGGTCTTCGCCAACAAGAAGCCCGAAACCTACAAGGGCGTGACCGCGTTCTTCAAGTTCCTGGCCAGCCCCGAAATCGCCGCCCGCTGGCACCAGCAGACCGGCTACGTGCCCGTCACCAAGGCGGCTTACGAGCTGACCAAGAAGGAAGGCTTCTACGACAAGAACCCGGGCACCGAAGTCGGCGTCAAGCAATTGAACGTCGAAACGACCGCCCAATCGCGCGGCCTGCGCCTGGGCTTCCTGCCCCAGATCCGCGAGATCGAGGACGCTGAAATCGAACGCATCGTCTCGGGCAAGGTTGCCCCCAAGGACGGCGCCGAGAACATCGTCAAGCGCGGCAACGAGCTGCTGGAAAAGTTCGAGAAGAGTGTAAAGTAA
- a CDS encoding queuosine precursor transporter — translation MPTAARFPAMTRLQFGISVLCMLAVVVGSNILVQVPLNDWLTWGGLSYPVAFLVTDVLNRRFGPAAARRVVWFGFAAALAVSVWVASPRIALASGLAYICAQLVDIQVFDRLRDQRWWRAPLASGVLGAILDTAVFFSVAFAATGLPWVTWMLGDLAIKLVVNISMLAPFRALMWNLAKPANA, via the coding sequence ATGCCGACCGCCGCACGCTTTCCCGCGATGACCCGCCTGCAATTCGGCATTTCGGTGCTGTGCATGCTGGCTGTCGTGGTCGGCTCAAATATCCTGGTGCAGGTGCCGCTCAACGACTGGCTGACATGGGGCGGGCTGTCCTATCCGGTGGCGTTCCTGGTCACGGATGTGCTCAACCGCCGTTTCGGCCCGGCCGCCGCCCGGCGCGTGGTGTGGTTTGGCTTTGCCGCCGCGCTGGCCGTGTCCGTCTGGGTGGCGTCGCCGCGCATTGCGCTGGCCTCGGGGCTGGCTTATATCTGCGCGCAGCTCGTCGACATCCAGGTGTTCGACCGCCTGCGTGACCAGCGCTGGTGGCGCGCGCCGCTGGCGTCCGGCGTGCTGGGCGCCATATTGGATACGGCGGTGTTCTTCAGCGTGGCATTCGCCGCAACCGGGTTGCCTTGGGTCACGTGGATGCTGGGCGACCTGGCGATCAAGCTGGTCGTCAATATCAGTATGCTGGCGCCGTTCCGTGCCCTGATGTGGAACCTGGCAAAGCCTGCGAACGCCTAG
- a CDS encoding high-affinity branched-chain amino acid ABC transporter substrate-binding protein produces MKFLNRLTPVAMALGALALAGAAHAADTIKIGIPQPMTGPNTQYGDQIQAGALTAIETINAKGGVKGKKLEPILIDDGCEPKQAVPAANRVVNSGAKFAVAHACSGVTVAAVKVYEEEGIVGITPGATSPLVTDTIKPHFFFRTIGRDDQQGPYAAGYIAKTLKPQKVAVLHDKQTYGSGVATQVKDALAKEKVNVALFEGINVGDSDYSAIITKLKSSGVDLVYFGGYHPELGLLLRQAREQGLKVQFMGPEGTANQDLVAIAGPAIDGLLVTLPADFTKLPGNESIVKAFKDAKRDPDGAFQMPAYAAVQILADSINAVGEDPAKVADYMHKTTFNTGIGKVEYDAKGDLKDFEFAVYKWDKDGKKTQL; encoded by the coding sequence ATGAAGTTTCTGAATCGCCTTACCCCGGTAGCCATGGCGCTTGGGGCACTTGCCTTGGCTGGCGCCGCGCACGCCGCCGACACGATCAAGATCGGCATTCCCCAGCCCATGACCGGTCCCAACACCCAATACGGCGACCAAATTCAAGCCGGCGCGCTGACCGCCATCGAAACCATCAACGCCAAGGGCGGCGTCAAGGGCAAGAAGCTCGAACCGATCCTGATCGACGACGGCTGCGAACCCAAGCAGGCCGTGCCCGCCGCCAACCGCGTAGTCAACTCCGGCGCCAAGTTTGCCGTGGCCCATGCGTGCTCGGGCGTCACGGTCGCTGCCGTGAAGGTCTACGAGGAAGAGGGCATTGTCGGCATCACCCCGGGCGCCACGTCGCCGCTGGTCACCGACACCATCAAGCCGCATTTCTTCTTCCGCACCATCGGCCGCGACGACCAGCAGGGTCCGTACGCCGCCGGCTACATCGCCAAGACCTTGAAGCCCCAGAAGGTTGCCGTGCTGCACGACAAGCAGACCTACGGTTCGGGTGTGGCCACGCAGGTCAAGGACGCGCTGGCCAAGGAAAAGGTCAACGTTGCGCTGTTTGAAGGCATCAACGTCGGCGACAGCGACTACTCGGCCATCATCACCAAGCTGAAGTCCTCGGGCGTGGACCTGGTCTATTTCGGCGGTTATCACCCCGAGCTGGGCCTGCTGCTGCGCCAGGCGCGTGAACAGGGCCTGAAGGTCCAGTTCATGGGTCCGGAAGGCACGGCCAACCAGGATCTGGTGGCAATCGCCGGTCCCGCCATCGACGGCCTGCTGGTCACGCTGCCGGCCGACTTCACCAAGCTGCCGGGCAACGAAAGCATCGTCAAGGCCTTCAAGGACGCCAAGCGCGATCCGGACGGCGCCTTCCAGATGCCGGCCTACGCCGCGGTCCAGATCCTGGCTGACAGCATCAACGCTGTCGGCGAAGATCCGGCCAAGGTCGCCGACTACATGCACAAGACGACGTTCAACACCGGCATCGGCAAGGTCGAATACGATGCCAAGGGCGACCTGAAGGACTTTGAGTTCGCCGTCTATAAGTGGGACAAGGACGGAAAGAAGACCCAGCTGTAA
- the livH gene encoding high-affinity branched-chain amino acid ABC transporter permease LivH, with translation MSDLIPQLTQQFFNGLSLGAIYALIAIGYTMVYGIIGMINFAHGEIYMIGAYVGLVTLTAIGTNSGLPTPFIIAAMLLVAITVTGIYGFSVERVAYRPVRGSPRLVALISAIGMSIFLQNWVALGQGARDMAVPSLVSGAVQFHMGSDFDVTVPYSRLMIIVVTVVLMIALTLFIKYSRMGRASRACSQDMHMANLLGIDTNRVISFTFVMGAILAAVGGVLIAITIGKLNPFIGFLAGIKAFTAAVLGGIGSIPGAMLGGVLLGLAETFAAAYISSQYKDIVAFSLLVLILLFRPTGLLGKPEVEKV, from the coding sequence ATGTCCGACCTCATACCCCAACTTACCCAGCAATTCTTCAACGGATTGTCCCTGGGAGCGATCTACGCGCTGATTGCCATCGGCTACACAATGGTCTACGGCATCATCGGGATGATCAATTTCGCCCACGGCGAAATCTATATGATCGGCGCCTATGTGGGCCTGGTCACCTTGACGGCTATCGGCACCAACAGCGGCTTGCCGACCCCCTTCATCATCGCGGCCATGCTGCTCGTTGCCATTACGGTGACCGGCATCTACGGCTTTTCGGTCGAACGCGTGGCGTATCGGCCGGTGCGCGGCAGTCCCCGTCTGGTGGCGCTGATCTCCGCCATCGGGATGTCGATCTTCCTGCAGAACTGGGTGGCCCTCGGCCAGGGCGCGCGCGACATGGCCGTGCCCTCGCTGGTGTCGGGCGCCGTGCAGTTCCACATGGGATCGGACTTTGACGTGACCGTGCCGTACTCGCGCCTCATGATCATCGTGGTGACGGTGGTGCTGATGATCGCGCTGACGCTGTTCATCAAGTATTCCCGCATGGGCCGCGCCTCGCGCGCCTGCTCGCAGGACATGCACATGGCCAACCTGCTGGGCATCGACACCAACCGCGTGATCTCGTTCACGTTCGTGATGGGTGCGATCCTGGCGGCGGTGGGCGGCGTGCTGATCGCCATCACCATCGGCAAGCTCAATCCCTTCATCGGCTTTCTGGCCGGCATCAAGGCCTTCACGGCTGCGGTGCTGGGCGGCATCGGCAGCATCCCCGGCGCGATGCTGGGCGGCGTGCTGCTGGGCCTGGCGGAAACCTTTGCGGCTGCCTATATATCGTCGCAGTACAAGGACATCGTGGCGTTCTCGCTGCTGGTCCTGATTCTGCTGTTCCGTCCCACCGGGCTGCTGGGCAAACCTGAGGTGGAAAAAGTCTGA
- a CDS encoding high-affinity branched-chain amino acid ABC transporter permease LivM has translation MSTNNLKNATMAAVLTAVIVTPVFGLQLIRQGARTSMESNWSLVALAAAVVFVFQLLRPWLAMPFKKLKTSLPTLSSAPARNHKPLMLLLLAVAVIWPFFAGRSSVDIATLVLIYVMLGLGLNIVVGFAGLLDLGFVGFYAVGAYTYALLYHWGGWSFWEALPFAGAMSALFGFVLGFPVLRLRGDYLAIVTLGFGEIIRLLLINLNKMTGGPDGISGIPKPTFFGLEMTRRPSTEGGTTFHEFFGLTFQNQDMVIYLYMMALLLALVTLFVSTRLIRMPVGRAWEALREDEIACRSLGLNPTRIKLSAFTLGAMFAGFGGAFFAARQGMVNPESFTFIESALILAIVVLGGMGSQVGVILAAILLTVLPELAREFAEYRMLMFGLVMVLMMMWRPQGLLPMKRPHVELAK, from the coding sequence ATGTCGACCAACAATCTCAAAAATGCCACGATGGCGGCCGTGCTGACGGCGGTCATCGTCACCCCGGTCTTCGGCCTGCAGCTCATCCGCCAGGGCGCGCGCACGTCGATGGAGTCGAACTGGTCGCTGGTGGCGCTGGCCGCGGCGGTGGTGTTCGTGTTTCAGCTGTTGCGGCCGTGGCTTGCCATGCCGTTCAAGAAGTTGAAGACCAGCCTGCCGACGCTGTCGTCGGCGCCGGCCCGCAACCACAAGCCGCTGATGCTGCTGCTGCTTGCTGTTGCGGTGATCTGGCCGTTCTTCGCGGGCCGCAGTTCGGTGGACATCGCCACGCTGGTGCTGATCTACGTGATGCTGGGCCTGGGCCTGAACATCGTGGTGGGTTTTGCCGGGCTGCTGGATCTGGGCTTCGTGGGCTTTTACGCCGTCGGCGCCTACACGTATGCGTTGCTCTATCACTGGGGCGGCTGGAGCTTCTGGGAAGCGCTGCCTTTCGCGGGTGCGATGTCCGCACTGTTCGGTTTCGTGCTGGGATTTCCGGTGCTGCGGCTGCGCGGTGACTACCTGGCCATCGTGACGCTGGGCTTCGGTGAAATCATTCGCCTGCTGCTCATCAACCTGAACAAGATGACGGGCGGTCCGGACGGTATTTCCGGCATTCCGAAGCCGACGTTCTTCGGCCTGGAAATGACGCGCCGCCCCAGCACCGAGGGCGGAACGACGTTCCATGAATTCTTCGGGCTGACGTTCCAGAACCAGGACATGGTGATCTACCTGTACATGATGGCGCTGCTGCTGGCACTGGTGACGCTGTTCGTGTCGACGCGCCTGATCCGCATGCCGGTCGGCCGCGCCTGGGAGGCGCTGCGCGAGGACGAGATCGCCTGCCGTTCGCTGGGCCTGAATCCCACGCGCATCAAGCTGTCCGCGTTCACGCTGGGCGCCATGTTTGCCGGCTTTGGCGGCGCGTTTTTCGCGGCGCGCCAGGGCATGGTGAATCCGGAGTCCTTCACGTTCATCGAGTCCGCGCTGATCCTGGCCATCGTGGTGCTGGGCGGCATGGGTTCGCAGGTGGGTGTGATCCTCGCTGCCATCCTGCTGACCGTGCTGCCCGAACTGGCGCGCGAGTTCGCCGAGTACCGGATGCTGATGTTCGGTCTGGTGATGGTGTTGATGATGATGTGGCGTCCGCAGGGGTTGTTGCCCATGAAGCGTCCCCACGTGGAGCTGGCTAAATGA